Within the Candidatus Methylomirabilota bacterium genome, the region AAAGTATTGCGAAGATTCCGGCTACGAGCCACGAGCTCTGAGCGACGAGCTGTTGATACGACCCGCCAAATTGGGAGCACCGGGAGAGCTTGCAACGCTCCCCGGTGCTTTTTGCTTCTAGCCCTGAGCTCCGTCGAATGGGCTTGCCCTGAGTTTATCGAAGGGCTTGCCCTGAGCCCCTCGACTAAGCTCGGGACAGGCTCCATCGAAAGGGCTTGCCCTGAGCCCTTGTCCCGAGCCCGTCGAGGGATCGCCGAATGGCTTGCCCTGAGCTTGTCGAATGGGCTAAGTCTGCGTATTTTTTGACGATCCTTTCGACAAGAGGTAGATTATTGGCTACGGTGACGCCATTGGGAAGTCCGGGGTGCGACAGCAGCATTGTGAGACATAAGAGTCCCGGATGGGCATGCCAGGCCCCCCGGTGCTCTCTGTTTGATTCACGTATTCAAGCCTGAGCATAATCCAGACACGGCGCCGTATGGAGAACAACGATGACCATGTCACCGGTGCTTAACCAAGAAATCTTCGACGATCTGGTGCAGCGGATCGTTCAGGCCGTTCACCCTCGACGGATCGTCCTGTTCGGATCGGCCGCGAGGGGCCAGATGGGGCCGCACAGCGACCTGGATGTTCTCGTCGTCATGCCGGATGGGGTACATCGGAGGGAGACGGCCCGGCGGATTTACCGGGCGCTGTCGGGCCTGGGTGTCGCGAAGGACGTTGTCGTGGTCACGGAATCAGATGTCCGACGATTTGCGGACGAACCGTCGCTCGTGATTTGCTCGGCGCTCAAAGAGGGCAGGGAGCTGTACTGTGCCGCCTGACCGGCAGATGCCGGGTTCTCCGGAAGACCGCAGACAGGAATGACGGATCCAGACATTCACCGAACAAACCGTAGACTTGGTGGTGACACCATGAACAAGAAGACAAAAAAAGACCGGGTGCTTCAGATGTTGAGGAAACGACTGCCTGATCTGTACGAAAAATATGGGGTGCGGCGGATCGCCCTTTATGGCTCCTTCTCCCGCGATGCCCAGAGGGCGAAAAGTGATGTGGATTTGCTGGTTGAACTGTCCAGGCCGCTCGGGTTTGAGTTCGTGGAACTGGCAGAGTACTTGGAGAGAATACTTGGGAGAAAAGTTGACCTCGCGACTTTTGAGACCTTTCGTCGTAGCAAACAAGACCCACGAAGGCGACACGTCGCTGAACACATCGAAAAGGACCTCGTCTATGTCGAGTAAACGGCGAGATCCGGATTATTTCAGCGATATTCTGGAGGCAATGCAAAGGATCATCTCCTATACGGGCGGACTGTCCTACGAGCGGTTCATGGAGGACAGGCGAACGCAGGATGCTGTCGTCCGGAACATAGAGGTCATCGGCGAAGCCGTAAAGCGACTTTCGTCTTCCCTCAAAAAGCAACATCCGGCCATTCCCTGGAAGGACATGGCCGGCATGAGGGACAAGGTGATTCACGACTACTTCGGCATCAACTACGACATTGTCTGGACTGTTGCAAGCGAAGAGATTCCGAAGCTGCTGCCAAGCATCGCGAGCGTCCTGGAAAAACTCCGGGGATAATCCATGCCAAGGACACGGGTAGTGGGGGCGAGGGCTTGAGCTACCGAATTGGCGCCTCAAACTTGAACTCACAATCTGTGATGTCAAAAGCTCTCAACTCTCAACCCTCGACTATCTACGGACTCCTTGCCCCGAGCATGGTCGAGGGGTCGACTATCGAATGGATCGAATGGGACCAAGGGGTCAAGTCGCTGGTTGG harbors:
- a CDS encoding nucleotidyltransferase domain-containing protein encodes the protein MTMSPVLNQEIFDDLVQRIVQAVHPRRIVLFGSAARGQMGPHSDLDVLVVMPDGVHRRETARRIYRALSGLGVAKDVVVVTESDVRRFADEPSLVICSALKEGRELYCAA
- a CDS encoding nucleotidyltransferase family protein, producing MNKKTKKDRVLQMLRKRLPDLYEKYGVRRIALYGSFSRDAQRAKSDVDLLVELSRPLGFEFVELAEYLERILGRKVDLATFETFRRSKQDPRRRHVAEHIEKDLVYVE
- a CDS encoding DUF86 domain-containing protein encodes the protein MSSKRRDPDYFSDILEAMQRIISYTGGLSYERFMEDRRTQDAVVRNIEVIGEAVKRLSSSLKKQHPAIPWKDMAGMRDKVIHDYFGINYDIVWTVASEEIPKLLPSIASVLEKLRG